From the genome of Streptomyces sp. NBC_00523:
CGGCCGTCTTCCCGCTCGCCGCCTGGCTGCCGGACTCCTATCCGACCGCGCCCGCCCCCGTCACCGCCGTCTTCGCCGGACTGCTCACCAAGGTCGGCGTCTACTGCATGCTGCGCACCGAGACCCTGCTCTTCCCCGGCAACCGGCTCGGCGACCTGCTGATGGCGGCGGCCCTCGCCTCGATGATCGTCGGCATCCTGGGGGCCGTCGCACAGACCGACCTCAAGCGGCTGCTCTCCTTCACCCTCATCAGCCACATCGGCTACATGGTCTTCGGCATCGGCCTCGCCACCCGGGGGGCGTACGGCGGCGCGATCGTCTACGTCGTCCACCACATCACCGTCCAGACCACGCTGTTCCTGGTCGCCGGGCTCATCGAACGCCGGACCGGCACCACCGAACTCACCCGGATCGGCGGCATCGCCCGGGCCGCCCCCGCCCTCGCCGTCCTCTTCTTCGTGCCCGCGATGAACCTCGCCGGCATCCCGCCGCTGTCCGGCTTCATCGGCAAGCTGGGCCTCATGCGCGCCGGTGTCGCCGACGGCGGGGTGTGGGCCTGGATCCTCGTCGTCGGGGCGACCGTGACCAGCCTGCTCACGCTGTACGTGATGGCCAAGGTCTGGAACCTCGCCTTCTGGCGGGCCGCGCCCCCGGGCCAGGCCGCCGCCGGCACGGTCCTGGAGTCCGACGACGACAGCGACGACGACGATGCCGACGAGGGCCCCGACCGGATCGCGGGCACCGGCGACGAGGGCGTCCGCGTCCGCCACCAGCCCGCCGGGCTCGCCGTCGCCGCCACGCTCCACGGCCACGCCGTCACCACCACCAGCGTGCTGCCCCGGCCGATGACCTGGGCGACCGCCGCAGCGGTCGGACTCGGGCTCGCCTTCACCGTGTTCGCCGGGCCGCTCACCTCGTACACCGACCGCGCCGCCGCCGAACTCCTCGCCCGCACGCCGTACACCCAGGAGGTGCTGGGCCGGTGAAACGCCTCGTCACCTTCTCCTTCCGGAACAGGGAACTTCCGCCGTTCAGCGCCGCGTTCGGCGCCCGGGGCCGCCGGGTGCTCGACCTGCCGCTGATCGCCTGGCTCACCGTCATCTGGGTGCTGCTCTGGTCCAGCCTCAACTGGGCGAACCTGCTCACCGGGGCCGCGGTCGCGATCGTCGTCTGCCTGGCCTTCCCGCTGCCCAAGGTCGACCTGGGGCTGCGCCTGCACCCCTGGGGCATCCTGCGGCTCGCCGGCTATCTGCTGTACGACATGTACACCTCCGGCATGAAGGTCACCCGGCAGATCCACGGCGGGCAGCCGCGCCGGGCGGCCGTCGTCGCCGTACCGCTGCGCTGCCGCTCCGACCTGATGCTCACCGCGACCGCCGTCGGAGTGTCCAACGTTCCCGACAGTTCGGTCGTGGAGGTGCGCCGCGCCACCGCCACCGTCTTCGTGCACGTCCTCGACGGCCGGCCGGCCGAACTGGCGGCGGCCAAGAGGTCCGTATGGCGCATGGAGGAGCTGATGGTACGGGCCTTCGGCACGCGCGACGAGATCGAGCGGGTCGCCGCGCCGCCGCCGGACCGGCCGAACACCGGCGAGCGGCCGGGAGACCAGGAGGAGGGCACATGAGCGCGCCGGAAACCGTGGACCGGGTCCTGCTCGTAGCAGCCGTCGTCGTGACCGTCGTCGCCGGAGCGCTGCTGCTCGCGCGCATCTGGCGCGGCCCCTCGATGCTCGACCGGGCCATCGCGCTCGACGTCTGCGCCGCGCTCATCATCGCCGGGCTCGGCGCCAAGTCGGCGTTCGCCCGCGACCCCTTCTACTTCCCGATCATGCTGGTCCTGGCCTTCCTCGGCTTCACCGGCTCGGTCGGCATCGCGCGCTTCATCGCCGTACGCGACCGGCCGCCGGGCCATCCGCACGGGGAGCGGGCCCGGAACGGCGGGGAGGAAAAGCCATGAGCGTCTGGCTCCAGATCCTGGACACGGCGGGCGCGGCGCTGGTGCTGACCGGCGCCGCGATCTGCCTGCTCGGCGTCATCGGCATGCTGAGACTGCCGGACGTCCTCTCCCGCAGCCACGCCGCGACCAAACCGCAGGCGCTCGGCATGCTCATCGTGCTCGCCGGGGTCGCCCTGCGGCTGCGCAGCGGCATGGACCTGGCGACGCTGGCGCTGATCGGCTTCTTCCAGCTGATGACCGGCCCGGTTGCCGCCCACCTCGTCGCCCGCTCGGCGTACCGGACGGGCCAGGTCGACCACACGGAACTGCTCTTCGACGACCTGGACCAGCAGCTCACCGAGGAGACGTAGCGGGCGGGCGTCTGCCGCCGTTCAGTCCGTGAGGAACGCGCCCTCGCGGCAGGGGCGGCAGACGAAGACGTAGCCCAGCTGACCACCGAGGTTCATCGCGGCCTCCCGGGTGATCCCCTCCTCCAGATGGGCCGCGAACTCCATCGCGACCGAGCAGGAGGGACACGCGGGCACCCGGTCGTCCTCCAGATAGGAGGGACTGCCTCCGAGCGAGCCGAGGACCTCCCGCTGCTTCCCGAACCGTTCTCCGGGCTCCCGCCGCCACCCCGCCCGGCCGAGGTCGTACGCGTCGGGCTCGGCGTCCTCGTCGCAGTCCTCCGGGTCGACCGTCACGACCTGGGTGCGGATGGCCGAGACCACCGGCAGGACCGTCACCCCGGTCTCCGGCACGGCGACCGGCCGCAGCCCCTCCCGGGGGAACAGATGGACCCGGTTGGCGCCGGACCCGGCCGCCCAGAACTCACACATGCCGGGGTCGTTCTGGCACACGAACACCGACAGGACGCCGTCCTCGACGGGAAGGTGCGCGAAGAACCGCAACGGCCCGCCGCAGCCGCACACGGGCCAGGTGAAACCCGCCGGAGCCAGTGGCACACCACCGGTGCGCGGGACGTCGGAGCAGGCCGCCGCGGTGCCGTCGTGGATCATCAGGTTGGGCTGCATGGAGAGAGGCTACGGGCGGCTCTTCTCACACCCGGGGCCCGCCCGCTGTGCGACGAGCGTTACCGCCCATGATCGGCCGGTGCCACACCGGCGTAACGGCGCTTTCCTACCGTCGGGGCACGATCCGATTCACGGAAGGTCTCCCCGGTGCCCCCACAGAGCTCGTCGGCCGACGCCACTCAGGTCCGTACGGTCTGCTCGTACTGCGGGGTGGGCTGCGGCATGGTCCTCGACATCGCGGCCGGGCCCGACGGGCGGCGTACGGTCCGCAAGGCGTCGGGCGACAAGGCGCACCCCGCCAACGCGGGGCGGCTCTGCACCAAGGGCGCGACCACCGCCGACATGCTCGCCGCGCCCGGCCGGCTGACCACCGCGCTGGTGCGGCCGGAGCGCGGCGCGGAGCCCGTACCGGTGGGTGTGGACGAGGCGGTCGCGTCCACGGCGCGGCGGCTGCGGGCGGTCATCGACACGCACGGACCGGACGCCGTCGCGTTCTACGTGTCCGGGCAGATGAGCCTGGAGGCGCAGTACCTCGCGAACAAGCTGGCCAAGGGGTTCGTCCGCACCAACCGCGTCGAGTCCAACTCGCGGCTGTGCATGGCGAGCGCGGGCAGCGGCTACAAGCTGTCGCTCGGCGCCGACGGGCCGCCCGGCTCCTACGACG
Proteins encoded in this window:
- a CDS encoding MrpF/PhaF family protein, whose amino-acid sequence is MSAPETVDRVLLVAAVVVTVVAGALLLARIWRGPSMLDRAIALDVCAALIIAGLGAKSAFARDPFYFPIMLVLAFLGFTGSVGIARFIAVRDRPPGHPHGERARNGGEEKP
- the mnhG gene encoding monovalent cation/H(+) antiporter subunit G: MSVWLQILDTAGAALVLTGAAICLLGVIGMLRLPDVLSRSHAATKPQALGMLIVLAGVALRLRSGMDLATLALIGFFQLMTGPVAAHLVARSAYRTGQVDHTELLFDDLDQQLTEET
- a CDS encoding Na+/H+ antiporter subunit D, whose protein sequence is MNALVPLPVLLPLCATGLSLAFGTRLKQIQRLISVAVLTAVLGLSIALMIAADTDGPLSVHLGDFAPPLGITLVADRLSGLMLTVSSAVTLCVLVYSLGQGMADRDEETPVAVFHPAYLILVAGVSCTFLAGDLVNLYVGFEIMLVASFVLLTLGGTGPRIRAGSTYVIISLFSSMLFLTAIAMTYAATGTANFAQLAERLGALPLGVQTLIQAMLLTVFAIKAAVFPLAAWLPDSYPTAPAPVTAVFAGLLTKVGVYCMLRTETLLFPGNRLGDLLMAAALASMIVGILGAVAQTDLKRLLSFTLISHIGYMVFGIGLATRGAYGGAIVYVVHHITVQTTLFLVAGLIERRTGTTELTRIGGIARAAPALAVLFFVPAMNLAGIPPLSGFIGKLGLMRAGVADGGVWAWILVVGATVTSLLTLYVMAKVWNLAFWRAAPPGQAAAGTVLESDDDSDDDDADEGPDRIAGTGDEGVRVRHQPAGLAVAATLHGHAVTTTSVLPRPMTWATAAAVGLGLAFTVFAGPLTSYTDRAAAELLARTPYTQEVLGR
- a CDS encoding Na+/H+ antiporter subunit E, giving the protein MKRLVTFSFRNRELPPFSAAFGARGRRVLDLPLIAWLTVIWVLLWSSLNWANLLTGAAVAIVVCLAFPLPKVDLGLRLHPWGILRLAGYLLYDMYTSGMKVTRQIHGGQPRRAAVVAVPLRCRSDLMLTATAVGVSNVPDSSVVEVRRATATVFVHVLDGRPAELAAAKRSVWRMEELMVRAFGTRDEIERVAAPPPDRPNTGERPGDQEEGT